From the Anser cygnoides isolate HZ-2024a breed goose chromosome 24, Taihu_goose_T2T_genome, whole genome shotgun sequence genome, one window contains:
- the MARCKSL1 gene encoding MARCKS-related protein, with amino-acid sequence MGSQGSKAAKAEGGAPPAGHAAATEPAKANGQENGHLRLNGDMTPKAGGEAAPLNGNGSAEPPQEDSKGEPGAEDAIEPAPAAEGGDAKPEGAAAPKDTPKKKKKFSFKKSFKLSGISFRKNKKEAGDSSASSPTEDQGKAEAKGEETPPGSGSGTEPSAPPQEGQAEERGSAGPSGAGAAAEGQQEAEPKREDAEAGESKEEEKQQPGDPQGDTAKPEEPSKPAGPEPTAPAAAEQKEE; translated from the exons ATGGGCAGCCAGGGCTCCAAGGCGGCCAAGGCggaggggggagcccccccggccggccACGCCGCCGCCACCGAGCCCGCCAAGGCCAACGGGCAG gagaaCGGCCACCTGCGGCTCAACGGGGACATGACGCCCAAGGCGGGGGGCGAGGCGGCGCCCCTCAACGGCAACGGCTCGGCCGAGCCCCCCCAGGAGGACAGCAAGGGCGAGCCGGGCGCCGAGGATGCCATCGAGCCAGCCCCCGCAGCCGAAGGTGGGGACGCGAAGCCCGAAGGCGCCGCGGCCCCCAAGGACACCcccaagaagaagaagaagttcTCGTTCAAGAAGTCCTTCAAGCTGAGCGGGATCTCCTTTaggaagaacaagaaagaagCCGGGGACTCCTCCGCGTCCTCTCCCACGGAGgaccaaggcaaagcagaggcCAAGGGAGAGGAGACCCCCCCCGGCTCCGGCAGCGGGACGGAGccctcggcccccccccaggaggggcAGGCGGAGGagcggggcagcgcggggccgagcggggccggggccgctgccgAGGGGCAGCAGGAAGCCGAGCCCAAGAGGGAGGATGCAGAAGCAGgggagagcaaggaggaggagaagcagcagccggGGGATCCCCAGGGGGATACGGCCAAACCAGAGGAGCCCTCAAAACCCGCGGGGCCTGAGCCCACAGCTCCCGCAGCGGCGGAGCAGAAGGAAGAGTAG
- the HDAC1 gene encoding histone deacetylase 1 codes for MALTQGTKRKVCYYYDGDVGNYYYGQGHPMKPHRIRMTHNLLLNYGLYRKMEIYRPHKANAEEMTKYHSDDYIKFLRSIRPDNMSEYSKQMQRFNVGEDCPVFDGLFEFCQLSAGGSVASAVKLNKQQTDIAVNWAGGLHHAKKSEASGFCYVNDIVLAILELLKYHQRVLYIDIDIHHGDGVEEAFYTTDRVMTVSFHKYGEYFPGTGDLRDIGAGKGKYYAVNYPLRDGIDDESYEAIFKPVISKVMETFQPSAVVLQCGSDSLSGDRLGCFNLTIKGHAKCVEFVKSFNLPMLMLGGGGYTIRNVARCWTYETAVALDTEIPNELPYNDYFEYFGPDFKLHISPSNMTNQNTNEYLEKIKQRLFENLRMLPHAPGVQMQPIPEDAVQEDSGDEEEEDPEKRISIRNSDKRISCDEEFSDSEDEGEGGRKNVANFKKAKRVKTEEEKEEEEKKEEKEEEKPKEEKPEPKGVKEETKST; via the exons ATGGCGCTGACGCAGGGCACCAAGCGGAAAGTGTGCTACTACTACGACg GTGATGTTGGAAACTATTATTATGGCCAAGGGCATCCGATGAAGCCCCACAGGATCCGGATGACCCACAACCTGCTGCTGAACTATGGTCTCTACAGGAAGATGGAGATCTAT CGCCCTCACAAGGCAAACGCAGAAGAAATGACGAAGTACCACAGCGACGACTACATCAAGTTTCTGAGGTCTATCCGCCCGGATAACATGTCCGAGTACAGCAAGCAGATGCAAAGAT TCAACGTTGGGGAAGACTGCCCTGTGTTTGATGGGTTGTTTGAGTTTTGTCAGCTCTCTGCTGGAGGCTCCGTTG CCAGTGCTGTGAAGCTGAACAAGCAGCAGACAGATATCGCTGTGAATTGGGCAGGGGGCCTTCACCACGCTAAGAAGTCGGAGGCTTCTGGCTTCTGTTACGTCAACGATATTGTCCTAGCCATCTTGGAGCTCCTGAA GTATCACCAGAGAGTGCTGTACATTGACATTGATATTCACCATGGGGATGGTGTGGAGGAAGCCTTCTATACCACAGACCGTGTGATGACCGTGTCCTTTCATAAGTACGGAGAATACTTCCCGGGAACAGGGGACCTGCGG GACATTGGTGCAGGCAAAGGCAAGTACTATGCTGTCAACTACCCCCTCCGTGATGGAATCGATGATGAGTCCTATGAGGCGATATTCAAGCCG GTGATATCTAAAGTGATGGAGACGTTCCAGCCTAGCGCAGTTGTCTTGCAGTGCGGGTCGGATTCTCTGTCAGGGGACAGGCTGGGTTGTTTTAATCTGACCATCAAAG GTCATGCCAAGTGTGTGGAGTTtgtaaaaagttttaatttgcCTATGCTGATGCTGGGAGGAGGTGGCTATACAATCCGCAACGTGGCTAGATGCTGGACCTATGAAACTGCTGTGGCTTTGGACACTGAAATCCCAAACG AACTTCCATATAACGACTATTTTGAGTACTTTGGACCAGACTTTAAGCTGCACATCAGTCCCTCCAACATGACTAACCAGAATACCAACGAGTATCTCGAGAAGATCAA GCAACGTCTCTTTGAGAATCTGCGCATGCTGCCTCATGCCCCTGGTGTCCAGATGCAGCCAATTCCCGAAGATGCTGTTCAGGAAGACAGTggagatgaagaggaagaagatcCTGAGAAACGCATTTCAA TCCGCAATTCTGATAAGAGAATATCATGTGATGAAGAATTCTCTGACTCTGAAGatgaaggggaaggagggcgCAAAAACGTCGCCAACTTTAAGAAAGCGAAGCGtgtgaaaacagaagaggaaaaggaggaagaggagaagaaag aggaaaaagaagaggaaaaaccaAAAGAGGAGAAACCAGAACCCAAAGG GGTGAAGGAAGAGACGAAATCTACCTAA